From Camelina sativa cultivar DH55 chromosome 20, Cs, whole genome shotgun sequence, the proteins below share one genomic window:
- the LOC104772445 gene encoding peroxidase 60-like, with protein MAVKISTTSVLILSLALLSFGHCCYGQLRAGFYNKDCRNVENIVSRVVGEAFFKDPSLAPAMIRLYFHDCFSNGCDASLLLDGTSSEKKASPNLSVRGYELIDDIKTAVEQECSGIVSCADIIALATRDLVTLASGGKTWYAIPTGRFDGTVSLASSVDLPSPRWTVSQTAEKFFDRKLSLTDMVLLLGGHTIGVTHCSFIMDRLYNFQNTKLPDPSMDSKLVEELKLKCPQRSSSDGIINLDQNITSSNTMDVSXFSNGCDASLLLDGTSSEKKASPNLSVRGYELIDDIKTAVEQECSGIVSCADIIALATRDLVTLASGGKTWYAIPTGRFDGTVSLASSVDLPSPRWTVSQTAEKFFDRKLSLTDMVLLLGGHTIGVTHCSFIMDRLYNFQNTKLPDPSMDSKLVEELKLKCPQRSSSDGIINLDQNITSSNTMDVSFYKQINFRRGILHIDQQLAIDGMTSKIVTDIANGNDFLFRFGQAMVNLGWVRVKTKANSGEIRKSCRSCKDPLFCTTG; from the exons ATGGCCGTGAAGATCTCGACCACTTCAGTATTGATCCTCTCACTTGCTCTGCTTAGCTTCGGCCATTGTTGTTATGGCCAACTTCGAGCCGGATTCTATAATAAAGACTGCCGAAACGTAGAAAACATCGTATCTAGAGTTGTTGGAGAGGCATTCTTCAAGGATCCATCCCTTGCACCCGCAATGATCCGCCTTTATTTTCACGATTGTTTTAGCAAC GGATGTGATGCATCGCTTCTTCTAGATGGTACAAGCAGTGAGAAAAAGGCGTCGCCAAATCTAAGCGTACGAGGATACGAGTTGATTGATGACATTAAAACTGCGGTCGAACAAGAATGCAGTGGGATCGTTTCTTGTGCTGATATCATCGCTCTCGCGACTAGAGATCTTGTTACTCTT GCAAGCGGAGGAAAAACATGGTATGCGATACCAACAGGACGATTTGACGGTACTGTCTCTTTGGCTTCGTCTGTGGATTTGCCATCTCCTCGGTGGACAGTCTCCCAAACGGCTGAGAAATTTTTTGACAGGAAGCTAAGCCTTACCGATATGGTTCTACTTCTTG GTGGACATACGATTGGAGTGACACATTGTTCGTTCATCATGGATCGATTATATAACTTTCAGAATACGAAACTCCCTGATCCATCCATGGATTCTAAATTGGTTGAAGAACTAAAACTCAAATGTCCTCAGCGTTCGTCAAGTGATGGCATCATTAATTTGGATCAAAATATTACGAGTTCCAATACTATGGATGTATCTTNTTTTAGCAAC GGATGTGATGCATCGCTTCTTCTAGATGGTACAAGCAGTGAGAAAAAGGCGTCGCCAAATCTAAGCGTACGAGGATACGAGTTGATTGATGACATTAAAACTGCGGTCGAACAAGAATGCAGTGGGATCGTTTCTTGTGCTGATATCATCGCTCTCGCGACTAGAGATCTTGTTACTCTT GCAAGCGGAGGAAAAACATGGTATGCGATACCAACAGGACGATTTGACGGTACTGTCTCTTTGGCTTCGTCTGTGGATTTGCCATCTCCTCGGTGGACAGTCTCCCAAACGGCTGAGAAATTTTTTGACAGGAAGCTAAGCCTTACCGATATGGTTCTACTTCTTG GTGGACATACGATTGGAGTGACACATTGTTCGTTCATCATGGATCGATTATATAACTTTCAGAATACGAAACTCCCTGATCCATCCATGGATTCTAAATTGGTTGAAGAACTAAAACTCAAATGTCCTCAGCGTTCGTCAAGTGATGGCATCATTAATTTGGATCAAAATATTACGAGTTCCAATACTATGGATGTATCTTTCTACAAACAGATAAATTTTCGCCGAGGAATCCTCCATATCGATCAACAACTTGCCATCGACGGAATGACAAGTAAGATAGTGACAGATATAGCCAATGGTAACGATTTCTTGTTTAGGTTTGGTCAGGCAATGGTGAATTTGGGATGGGTGAGAGTTAAAACTAAGGCCAACAGTGGGGAGATAAGAAAATCGTGTCGGTCTTGCAAGGATCCATTGTTTTGCACAACTGGCTGA